Proteins from a single region of Chloroherpeton thalassium ATCC 35110:
- a CDS encoding YeiH family protein encodes MENTASRDQKIARFHGFKTEVLERSVTIREIVFVGMVFLCLTPWVSPPLALLLGLVMAQLIGHPFQRINHKLTSFLLKVAVVGLGFGINFQSALKAGSEGFLFTVITIAGTLLFGALVGKLLGIEKKTSALISSGTAICGGSAIAAVAPAIGAEERQTSVALGTVFILNAVALFVFPEIGAWLHMTQNQFGLWAAIAIHDTSSVVGAASKYGAEALQIATTVKLARSLWIIPVAAIMSFIFKQHKQNRVQFPWFIGLFVVAMLLYSYFPIIQPVTPYIVHTAKSCLTVTLFLIGAGLSKEVVQQVGWKPLLQGVIVWLVISIGTLFMILGTT; translated from the coding sequence ATGGAAAATACAGCAAGCAGAGATCAGAAAATCGCCAGATTTCACGGCTTTAAAACAGAAGTTCTGGAAAGAAGCGTCACGATTCGCGAAATCGTTTTTGTAGGGATGGTCTTTTTATGCCTTACGCCTTGGGTTTCGCCCCCATTGGCTTTGCTATTAGGATTGGTTATGGCACAGCTTATTGGACATCCATTTCAAAGAATCAATCATAAATTGACGTCCTTTCTTCTAAAAGTCGCTGTCGTTGGATTGGGTTTTGGTATTAATTTTCAAAGCGCGCTTAAAGCAGGAAGCGAGGGATTTCTTTTCACGGTTATCACAATTGCCGGAACGCTATTATTTGGCGCACTGGTCGGCAAGCTGCTTGGAATTGAGAAAAAAACATCTGCACTGATTTCTTCGGGCACGGCCATTTGTGGCGGCAGCGCCATTGCGGCGGTTGCACCAGCCATCGGGGCAGAAGAGCGCCAAACGTCTGTGGCGCTTGGCACGGTGTTTATCCTAAATGCCGTTGCGCTATTTGTGTTTCCTGAAATTGGCGCGTGGCTTCACATGACACAAAATCAGTTTGGCTTATGGGCTGCAATTGCGATACACGACACCAGTTCAGTTGTCGGCGCAGCGAGCAAATATGGCGCGGAAGCCTTGCAAATCGCAACCACCGTGAAGCTTGCGCGCAGTTTATGGATTATTCCAGTTGCGGCTATCATGTCTTTTATTTTCAAGCAGCACAAGCAAAATCGCGTCCAGTTTCCATGGTTTATCGGGTTGTTTGTTGTGGCCATGTTGCTTTACAGCTACTTCCCGATTATCCAGCCAGTGACACCGTACATTGTTCATACAGCCAAATCTTGCCTAACGGTAACGTTATTTTTAATTGGCGCTGGATTATCGAAGGAAGTTGTTCAGCAAGTCGGTTGGAAACCCTTGTTGCAAGGCGTGATTGTTTGGTTGGTTATTTCAATCGGCACGCTGTTCATGATTTTGGGAACAACTTGA
- the nifH gene encoding nitrogenase iron protein, with protein sequence MKKIAFYGKGGIGKSTTQQNTAAAMAYFHNQKVFIHGCDPKADSTRMILGGMNQATIMDVLRDEGAEKITADKIIKGGFGNIRCVESGGPEPGVGCAGRGVITAIDMMEATGAYSSDLDYVFFDVLGDVVCGGFAMPIRDGKAQEVYIVASGEMMAIYAANNICKGLVKYAKQSGVRLGGIICNSRKVDREREFLEEFTAAIGTQMIHFVPRDNVVQKAEFNRKTVVEFDPECKQAKEYGELARKIIENKMLVIPKPLNINELESMVLKYGLVD encoded by the coding sequence ATGAAAAAGATTGCTTTTTATGGAAAAGGTGGAATTGGAAAATCCACAACTCAGCAAAATACCGCTGCTGCAATGGCCTATTTTCATAACCAGAAGGTGTTCATTCATGGTTGCGATCCGAAAGCCGATTCGACCCGAATGATTCTTGGTGGAATGAACCAGGCCACCATTATGGATGTGCTGCGAGATGAAGGCGCAGAAAAAATCACGGCGGATAAGATTATAAAAGGCGGCTTTGGCAACATTCGCTGTGTTGAATCCGGTGGCCCGGAACCGGGTGTGGGGTGTGCTGGGCGAGGCGTCATCACGGCAATTGATATGATGGAAGCCACTGGCGCTTATTCCTCTGATTTGGATTATGTGTTCTTTGATGTTCTTGGTGACGTGGTGTGTGGCGGGTTTGCGATGCCGATTAGAGACGGCAAAGCCCAAGAAGTTTATATCGTGGCTTCGGGTGAAATGATGGCCATTTATGCAGCCAATAATATTTGCAAAGGTCTTGTCAAGTATGCAAAGCAAAGTGGCGTTCGTTTGGGCGGCATTATTTGCAACAGCCGGAAGGTCGATAGAGAGCGCGAGTTTCTCGAAGAGTTCACGGCGGCAATCGGCACTCAGATGATCCACTTTGTGCCTCGTGACAACGTTGTCCAAAAAGCTGAATTTAACAGAAAAACCGTCGTTGAGTTCGACCCTGAATGCAAACAGGCCAAAGAGTACGGCGAACTTGCGCGCAAAATTATTGAGAACAAAATGTTGGTGATTCCCAAGCCGCTTAATATCAATGAGCTGGAATCGATGGTTCTCAAGTATGGGCTCGTGGATTAA
- a CDS encoding P-II family nitrogen regulator: protein MKMIRAMVRPEATDKITEALAEAGYFSLTKMPIFGRGKQVGIKVGDIHYDELPKVMMMLVVDSDSVDQAVQAIKAGAYTGNFGDGKIFVTPVDAAYTVRTGETGI from the coding sequence ATGAAAATGATCAGAGCAATGGTACGCCCTGAAGCTACCGACAAAATAACAGAGGCTCTTGCCGAAGCCGGATATTTCTCACTAACAAAAATGCCGATTTTTGGTCGAGGCAAACAGGTTGGAATTAAAGTTGGCGACATCCACTACGACGAACTGCCGAAAGTTATGATGATGCTGGTTGTGGATTCAGACTCTGTGGATCAAGCGGTGCAAGCGATCAAAGCGGGGGCTTATACTGGCAATTTTGGCGACGGTAAAATTTTTGTAACGCCTGTTGATGCCGCCTACACGGTGCGTACCGGCGAAACGGGCATTTAA
- a CDS encoding P-II family nitrogen regulator codes for MKEIMAIIRPKQVGKTKDVLEKLGFPGISAVSVLGRGKQKGIASEISCELPAELTHKSGGMKYVPKRLVSLVVPDADVDLVVKSIIKVNCTGQVGDGRVFVCPVDNAIRVRTNEEGDSAIK; via the coding sequence ATGAAGGAAATAATGGCCATTATCCGTCCGAAACAAGTTGGAAAAACGAAAGATGTGCTCGAAAAACTCGGATTTCCTGGTATTTCCGCCGTGTCGGTATTGGGACGAGGCAAACAGAAAGGCATCGCTTCCGAGATCAGTTGCGAGTTGCCAGCGGAACTGACGCATAAATCAGGCGGGATGAAATATGTTCCCAAGCGTTTGGTCTCGCTTGTTGTGCCAGATGCCGATGTGGATCTGGTTGTGAAATCCATCATCAAAGTGAACTGTACGGGTCAGGTTGGTGATGGGAGAGTTTTTGTCTGTCCGGTGGACAATGCCATAAGGGTAAGGACAAACGAAGAAGGCGATAGCGCCATCAAGTGA
- the anfD gene encoding nitrogenase iron-iron protein, alpha chain — protein sequence MPYHEFECSKCIPERKMHAVIKGPGEDLTSALPLGYLNTIPGSISERGCAYCGAKHVIGTPMKDVIHISHGPVGCTYDTWQTKRYISDNDNFQLKYTYATDVKEKHIVFGAEKLLKQNIIEAFRAFPDIKRMTIYQTCATALIGDDIDAIAQEVMEEMPDVDIFVCNSPGFAGPSQSGGHHKINIAWVNRKVGTVEPEITSDYVINYVGEYNIQGDQEVMLDYFNRMGIQVLSTFTGNGTYDGLRSMHKAHLNVLECARSAEYICNELRVRYGIPRLDIDGFGFEPLSASLLKVGRFFGIEDRAQAIIDEETARWKPELDWYKERLNGKKVCLWPGGSKLWHWAHVIHDEMGVDVVSVYTKFGHQGDMEKGIARCEVGTLAIDDPNELEGLEAMEKLKPDIIFTGKRPGEVAKKVRVPYLNAHAYHNGPWKGFEGWVRFARDIYNAIYSPIHQLSGLDISKDEIPTEHGFVTQRMISDATLSHEVRTSAMVREYTGKYDPIADLRKKTYPDLKK from the coding sequence ATGCCATATCATGAGTTTGAATGTAGCAAGTGCATTCCTGAAAGGAAGATGCACGCTGTCATAAAAGGGCCAGGGGAAGATTTAACATCGGCGCTTCCACTTGGTTATCTCAATACCATTCCAGGCTCGATCTCCGAGCGCGGTTGTGCCTACTGCGGCGCGAAACATGTGATCGGAACGCCCATGAAAGATGTCATTCACATCAGTCATGGGCCGGTGGGATGTACTTACGACACCTGGCAGACCAAGCGCTATATCAGCGATAACGATAATTTCCAGCTGAAATACACTTATGCGACAGATGTAAAGGAAAAGCATATTGTTTTCGGTGCTGAAAAATTGCTCAAGCAAAACATCATTGAGGCGTTCAGAGCATTTCCCGATATCAAGCGCATGACGATCTACCAAACCTGCGCCACCGCGCTGATCGGTGATGATATCGATGCAATCGCTCAGGAAGTCATGGAAGAGATGCCAGATGTCGACATTTTTGTCTGCAACTCTCCGGGATTTGCCGGGCCGAGCCAGTCGGGTGGGCATCACAAGATCAACATTGCGTGGGTGAATAGAAAAGTTGGCACCGTTGAGCCGGAAATCACCAGCGATTACGTCATCAACTATGTCGGTGAATATAACATCCAGGGCGATCAGGAAGTGATGCTGGATTATTTCAATCGAATGGGCATACAGGTGCTTTCTACCTTTACCGGCAACGGTACTTATGACGGACTTCGCTCGATGCACAAAGCGCATCTTAATGTTTTGGAATGTGCGCGTTCTGCCGAATATATCTGCAACGAACTTCGGGTCAGATATGGCATTCCTCGTCTCGACATCGATGGCTTTGGCTTTGAGCCGCTTTCGGCCTCCCTCTTGAAAGTTGGCCGGTTCTTTGGCATTGAAGACAGGGCGCAGGCCATTATTGATGAAGAAACGGCTCGCTGGAAACCGGAACTCGATTGGTACAAAGAACGCCTGAATGGGAAAAAAGTCTGCCTCTGGCCAGGTGGATCGAAACTGTGGCATTGGGCGCATGTCATCCATGATGAAATGGGCGTCGATGTGGTCTCGGTTTATACCAAGTTCGGGCATCAGGGCGATATGGAAAAAGGGATTGCGCGTTGCGAAGTTGGTACGCTCGCCATCGACGATCCGAACGAACTCGAAGGCTTGGAAGCAATGGAAAAACTAAAGCCCGACATCATTTTCACCGGCAAGCGACCCGGAGAAGTTGCCAAAAAAGTTCGCGTGCCATATCTCAATGCGCATGCCTATCATAATGGTCCTTGGAAAGGATTCGAAGGCTGGGTTCGATTTGCGCGCGATATTTATAACGCGATTTACTCGCCCATTCATCAGCTTTCGGGCTTGGACATCAGCAAAGACGAAATTCCAACAGAGCATGGATTTGTGACACAAAGAATGATCTCCGATGCCACGCTAAGCCACGAGGTTAGAACTTCAGCCATGGTGAGGGAATACACCGGCAAGTATGATCCAATTGCCGACTTACGCAAAAAAACTTATCCCGATTTAAAAAAGTAG
- the anfG gene encoding Fe-only nitrogenase subunit delta, producing the protein MEKTEDMKAQIAQLEEFIMKKCLWQFHSRAWDRKRQNERILNMTTQLLCDEPVAIETPNDRCYWVDAMYMVEAFKSRYPWINAMSNDDRKRLIDGLKERIDYLTITGSLNKELNDALY; encoded by the coding sequence ATGGAAAAAACGGAAGACATGAAAGCGCAAATTGCCCAGCTTGAGGAATTCATCATGAAAAAATGCCTTTGGCAGTTTCATTCCCGCGCGTGGGATAGGAAGCGGCAGAATGAACGCATTCTAAACATGACCACTCAGTTGCTTTGCGATGAACCGGTTGCGATCGAAACGCCGAACGATCGTTGCTATTGGGTGGATGCGATGTATATGGTGGAAGCATTCAAAAGTCGCTATCCATGGATAAATGCGATGAGCAACGATGACCGCAAGCGCCTCATCGACGGTCTGAAAGAGAGAATCGATTATCTGACAATTACAGGTTCTCTCAACAAAGAACTCAACGACGCGCTCTATTAA
- the anfK gene encoding Fe-only nitrogenase subunit beta has translation MYCEVKPKARAGVINPIFTCQPAGAQYASIGIKDCIGIVHGGQGCVMFVRLLISQHLKESFEIASSSLHEDGAVFGALNRVEEAVDVLLMRYPEVKVVPIISTCSTEVIGDDIDGVVIKLNDGLLKEKYPDREVHLIPIHTPSFIGSMVSGYDVAVRDFVKYFAEKGEPNGKINLITGWVNPGDVVALKHLLSQMQIDATVLFEIESFDSPLMPDKSAVSHGSTTIEDLKSTANAIGTIALNRYEGAKAAQYLENEFGVPAIIGPTPIGIRNTDAFLQNLKKMTGKPIPQSLVRERGIAIDALADLTHMFLADKKVAIYGNPDLVLGLAAFCLDLEMKPVLLLLGDDNLTYADDPRVKALQEHVDYKMEIVTNADFWELENRIKNEGLELDLILGHSKGRYVAIDNKIPMLRVGFPTYDRAGMYRHPVVGYAGATWLAEQMANTLFADMEYKHHKEWILNVW, from the coding sequence ATGTATTGTGAAGTAAAGCCGAAAGCGCGTGCCGGTGTGATTAACCCGATATTCACTTGTCAGCCAGCAGGTGCGCAGTACGCCAGCATTGGAATAAAGGATTGTATCGGGATTGTTCATGGTGGGCAAGGCTGTGTCATGTTCGTTCGCTTGCTCATCTCGCAGCATCTTAAGGAAAGTTTTGAAATCGCCTCTTCATCGTTGCATGAAGACGGTGCGGTGTTCGGTGCGCTGAATCGTGTGGAAGAAGCGGTCGATGTGCTCTTGATGCGTTATCCTGAGGTGAAGGTTGTGCCGATTATCAGCACCTGTTCAACGGAAGTCATCGGCGACGATATTGATGGGGTTGTCATTAAGCTCAACGACGGTCTGTTAAAAGAAAAATATCCCGATCGGGAAGTTCATCTGATTCCGATTCATACGCCAAGTTTTATTGGGAGCATGGTAAGCGGATACGATGTGGCTGTTCGGGATTTTGTCAAATACTTCGCTGAAAAAGGTGAGCCTAACGGAAAAATTAACCTGATTACGGGATGGGTCAATCCTGGCGATGTGGTGGCACTCAAACATCTTCTTTCGCAAATGCAGATCGACGCTACGGTTCTTTTCGAAATAGAAAGTTTTGACTCGCCACTGATGCCCGATAAAAGCGCCGTTTCTCATGGCAGCACAACGATCGAAGATCTTAAAAGCACCGCCAATGCCATCGGCACAATTGCGCTCAATCGCTATGAGGGCGCCAAAGCTGCGCAATACCTGGAAAATGAATTTGGTGTTCCTGCTATCATTGGCCCAACGCCGATCGGCATTCGCAACACCGACGCCTTTTTGCAGAACCTAAAAAAGATGACCGGAAAGCCAATTCCTCAGTCGCTGGTTCGTGAGCGCGGAATTGCAATTGATGCGTTGGCTGATTTGACCCACATGTTTCTCGCCGATAAAAAAGTGGCCATTTACGGCAACCCCGATCTGGTGCTTGGACTGGCAGCGTTCTGTCTCGATTTGGAAATGAAGCCGGTGCTGTTGTTGCTGGGCGACGATAATTTGACCTACGCAGATGATCCTCGCGTAAAGGCGCTTCAGGAACATGTCGACTACAAGATGGAGATTGTTACAAATGCCGATTTTTGGGAACTCGAGAATCGAATCAAAAATGAAGGGCTCGAACTGGATTTGATTCTGGGGCACTCCAAAGGCCGCTACGTCGCAATTGATAACAAAATTCCCATGCTGCGTGTCGGGTTTCCAACATACGATCGTGCCGGCATGTATCGACATCCGGTGGTTGGATATGCGGGCGCAACCTGGCTGGCCGAGCAAATGGCAAACACGCTTTTTGCCGATATGGAATACAAACATCATAAAGAGTGGATTCTCAATGTTTGGTAA
- a CDS encoding pyridoxamine 5'-phosphate oxidase family protein — protein sequence MNTALEGFPHAAMRRKDREIVDRLEIDAIIHSATVMHLAMSDNDVPFLVPLFYAYDGQAIFFHSAHAGTKMEILKRNNKVCFEISVDHGVIESEQACDFEARHRTVIGFGSASFIEDEAEKTSALDLIVARFSDKKFDYPKAAVNRTAVIKIEIESIKGKRHGF from the coding sequence ATGAATACCGCATTAGAAGGATTTCCTCATGCTGCAATGAGACGAAAAGACAGGGAAATTGTAGACCGTTTAGAAATTGACGCCATTATTCATTCTGCAACCGTCATGCACCTGGCTATGTCCGATAACGACGTTCCGTTTCTCGTGCCGCTGTTTTATGCCTATGACGGCCAGGCGATTTTCTTTCATTCGGCGCATGCTGGAACAAAAATGGAAATCTTGAAGCGCAACAATAAGGTCTGTTTTGAAATTTCAGTGGATCACGGCGTGATCGAAAGTGAGCAAGCCTGCGACTTTGAAGCAAGGCATCGCACGGTGATCGGTTTCGGCAGCGCTTCATTTATTGAGGATGAGGCAGAAAAAACAAGCGCGCTCGATTTGATTGTGGCGCGGTTTTCAGACAAAAAATTTGACTATCCGAAAGCGGCTGTAAATCGCACAGCGGTTATCAAGATCGAGATCGAATCGATCAAAGGGAAGCGTCATGGATTTTAG
- the anfO gene encoding Fe-only nitrogenase accessory protein AnfO, whose translation MKIAAFVDKAGNALPFYESGIVKLFAYEGCAWRLVKEFEFETNEKMGLSEIRSRVYTMAGLLDDCRVFVTKFIKGFPYALLDGMGFSVWKVSETPELYLDSIREEEEKNRADREKIINLSVAPLPIGDAHEGTYRIDLVKVQAHHDRLNSKQVLLPFLQLTSFQKLEVICRHVPKWFERELPGLNLQLQISASDDGLCHVILSPVKTCGGD comes from the coding sequence ATGAAAATTGCTGCATTTGTGGATAAGGCGGGGAATGCGCTTCCTTTTTATGAATCAGGAATTGTGAAGCTTTTTGCATACGAGGGTTGCGCGTGGCGGCTTGTCAAAGAATTCGAGTTTGAAACCAACGAGAAAATGGGACTTTCGGAAATACGGAGTCGAGTTTATACAATGGCCGGCTTGCTGGATGACTGCCGGGTGTTTGTCACCAAGTTCATAAAGGGATTTCCATACGCGTTGCTCGATGGTATGGGATTTTCCGTTTGGAAAGTGAGCGAAACGCCGGAGCTTTACCTCGATTCGATCAGGGAAGAAGAGGAAAAAAATAGAGCAGATCGGGAAAAAATCATCAATCTCAGTGTTGCTCCGCTGCCTATTGGCGATGCGCATGAGGGCACATACAGGATTGATCTTGTTAAAGTGCAGGCGCATCATGATCGGCTCAATTCCAAACAGGTGTTGCTTCCTTTTTTGCAACTGACTTCATTTCAAAAGTTAGAGGTGATTTGCAGACATGTTCCCAAATGGTTCGAAAGAGAACTTCCTGGACTGAACCTTCAACTTCAGATCAGCGCTTCCGACGACGGGCTATGCCACGTGATCTTATCTCCGGTGAAAACTTGCGGCGGTGATTAA
- a CDS encoding ABC transporter substrate-binding protein has protein sequence MMKSLYETQYHRNGQVTCEIEKSNGNTKSNSLLKEGSINLYIKMSCPLKGIVERAIREFVALYNASHSVPIYSPMFRQVNISAIDAELKSAHLEAQLPDVLIASELDTLFSGKLREKFIDTGIYTGITSKAALTAMPETFRKLATQHNIGILAAGYWRALYDLTIAVCTPPPRRWTDLIDPLYKDLITVHDCRGKTSITTLLILLKEQFGSNAVTDFARNIRSIRHFSEILRRIDSNEIYRTPYNILPNASIVQMQSQKRAIVLEFEDGPVLSPMFMFVKTSKLEDCKPLVDFFHSNIMRDALVRSGFSFAEDIHWQKPFLFPSWDYLLSKDYETCTAALDDELKSSLRHDVFH, from the coding sequence ATGATGAAGTCATTATACGAAACGCAATATCATCGCAATGGTCAAGTCACCTGCGAAATTGAAAAATCAAATGGAAACACGAAAAGCAATTCCTTGCTGAAGGAAGGTTCAATAAACCTTTATATAAAAATGTCATGTCCGCTGAAAGGGATTGTGGAAAGAGCCATTCGTGAATTTGTAGCTTTGTATAATGCGTCGCACAGCGTGCCCATTTATTCCCCGATGTTTCGACAGGTCAATATTTCCGCCATCGATGCCGAGCTGAAATCGGCACATCTGGAAGCTCAGCTTCCAGATGTGCTCATTGCTTCTGAATTGGACACCCTATTTTCTGGCAAGCTCAGGGAAAAGTTTATTGATACGGGAATTTATACCGGCATTACTTCTAAAGCGGCGTTAACTGCAATGCCGGAAACATTCCGAAAACTCGCAACGCAGCACAATATTGGCATTCTTGCCGCCGGCTACTGGCGTGCTTTATACGATTTAACCATAGCTGTGTGCACACCTCCGCCTCGTCGCTGGACGGATTTGATAGACCCGCTCTACAAAGATCTGATCACCGTTCATGACTGCCGAGGTAAAACAAGCATCACAACGCTATTAATTCTCTTGAAAGAACAATTCGGTAGCAACGCCGTGACCGATTTTGCGCGGAACATTCGGAGCATTCGACATTTTTCCGAAATTCTTAGGCGCATCGATTCCAATGAAATTTATCGCACGCCATATAATATCCTGCCGAATGCGTCAATTGTGCAGATGCAATCTCAAAAACGCGCGATCGTTCTCGAATTTGAAGATGGGCCGGTACTCTCGCCCATGTTTATGTTTGTAAAAACTTCAAAACTCGAAGACTGCAAGCCGCTTGTCGATTTTTTTCACAGCAATATCATGCGCGATGCGCTGGTCCGTAGCGGATTCTCTTTTGCTGAAGATATCCATTGGCAAAAGCCGTTTCTTTTTCCGTCCTGGGACTATTTGCTCAGCAAGGATTATGAAACTTGCACCGCAGCGCTCGATGACGAACTAAAAAGCAGTTTGCGTCACGATGTGTTTCACTAA
- a CDS encoding sigma-54 interaction domain-containing protein: MQTRFCIGQSCHHTYVQMDTICRAEMIASLFRISKVVIETESLPETLSILLKIMKEDMGVVKGIVCLFNSRTGKIFIHDSIGLTKEEETRGVYSIGEGIIGKVVETGQKIVVPRISQEPNFLNRTKSLSNQKDAELSFVCIPILHGKKVLGAISVVRVCGTPDALNYDVELLGIIAAMIAQAVELYLLENEDKGLLRIENERLRDALKERFHPSNIIGNSKPMLEVYALINKIAKTKSTVLILGESGVGKERVASAIHYNSPDANKPFIKFNCAALPESVIESELFGHEKGAYTGADKIRKGRFEEADGGTIFLDEVGELSLPMQAKLLRVLQERIFERVGGNKPIKVNIRIIAATNRDLAKMAKDGQFRQDLYYRLNVFPIVIPPLRERSSDILTLAEYFVSHFVKKFNKEIKSISVPVQEMLLAYSWPGNVRELENVIERAVILTEDNIIHSCNLPLSLQAPVLATASFKKGLLAKLDSIEYDMIVEALLSCKGNISKAAQKLGMTRRALSLRMQKFGINYKKYRLK; this comes from the coding sequence ATGCAAACACGTTTTTGTATCGGCCAAAGTTGTCACCACACTTACGTGCAAATGGATACCATCTGTCGGGCGGAGATGATCGCCTCGCTATTTCGGATTAGCAAAGTGGTGATTGAAACGGAGAGTTTACCCGAAACGCTTTCGATCCTATTGAAAATAATGAAAGAGGATATGGGCGTGGTGAAAGGAATTGTCTGTCTGTTCAATAGCAGAACGGGAAAAATATTTATTCACGACAGCATTGGACTCACAAAAGAGGAAGAAACACGAGGCGTTTATTCGATTGGAGAAGGCATTATCGGAAAAGTTGTGGAGACCGGACAAAAAATTGTGGTTCCGCGCATCAGTCAAGAGCCTAATTTTTTGAATAGAACGAAAAGTTTATCGAATCAAAAAGATGCTGAGTTGTCCTTTGTCTGCATTCCGATTTTGCACGGGAAAAAAGTGCTGGGCGCAATCAGCGTGGTGCGTGTGTGCGGCACGCCAGACGCGCTCAACTACGACGTAGAATTGCTTGGCATTATTGCAGCGATGATCGCCCAAGCCGTTGAACTTTATTTGCTTGAAAATGAAGACAAAGGGTTGCTGCGTATAGAGAACGAGCGCCTTCGCGACGCACTCAAAGAGCGCTTTCATCCGTCGAACATCATCGGAAATTCAAAGCCGATGCTGGAAGTGTATGCGCTGATTAATAAAATCGCCAAAACCAAATCGACCGTGCTCATTTTGGGTGAAAGCGGCGTGGGGAAAGAACGCGTCGCCAGCGCAATTCATTACAACAGCCCCGATGCAAATAAGCCTTTTATCAAGTTTAACTGTGCGGCTTTGCCTGAAAGTGTTATAGAAAGCGAACTGTTTGGCCACGAAAAAGGCGCTTACACAGGCGCAGACAAGATCAGAAAAGGTCGGTTCGAAGAGGCCGACGGCGGCACGATTTTTTTGGATGAAGTCGGAGAATTGTCTTTGCCGATGCAAGCCAAGCTGCTGCGTGTTTTGCAAGAAAGAATTTTTGAACGCGTTGGCGGAAACAAGCCCATTAAGGTCAATATTCGAATAATTGCCGCCACAAATCGCGATTTGGCCAAAATGGCAAAGGATGGTCAATTTAGGCAAGACCTCTATTATCGGCTGAATGTGTTTCCGATTGTGATTCCGCCCTTGCGCGAAAGAAGCAGTGATATTCTTACGCTGGCCGAATATTTTGTCTCTCATTTTGTGAAGAAATTCAACAAAGAAATTAAGAGTATTTCTGTTCCGGTTCAGGAAATGCTGCTGGCGTACTCATGGCCGGGAAATGTGCGCGAACTTGAAAACGTGATTGAGCGAGCCGTGATTCTTACTGAAGATAATATTATACATAGTTGTAATTTGCCGTTGTCGCTTCAAGCGCCCGTTTTGGCAACCGCTTCTTTCAAGAAAGGGCTGTTGGCCAAGTTGGATTCAATCGAATACGACATGATTGTGGAAGCGCTGCTAAGTTGCAAAGGGAATATTTCGAAAGCCGCGCAAAAATTAGGCATGACACGAAGGGCGCTAAGCTTGAGAATGCAAAAATTTGGCATCAACTATAAAAAGTATCGGTTGAAGTAA
- a CDS encoding LysR family transcriptional regulator, producing the protein MFDFRLKVFDTVARRLNFTKAAEELYISQPAVTKHIKELEKHFKQPLFERNGNKVALTLAGQMLLKHTDAMLEISKQLEYELNLLNESHKGRLKLGASTTLAQYVLPPILAKFHGVYKEVQLRMITANTEHIEQALLKKEIELGVIEGESKRREIHYTPFARDEIVLVSSAKNPLAKKDELKPDDLEKIPLLLREPGSGTLEVVIHALKKSGINISKLNVEMYLGSTESIKSYLMHSNCLSFISKHAVLKELEAGSLKQMAIKKLQIPRQFFFISRQGADGGLPSAFMRFALQNYQG; encoded by the coding sequence ATGTTCGATTTTCGCCTGAAAGTTTTCGATACGGTTGCCCGCCGCCTTAATTTTACCAAAGCCGCCGAAGAGCTCTACATCAGTCAGCCTGCGGTGACCAAACACATCAAGGAACTCGAAAAGCATTTTAAACAGCCGCTTTTTGAACGAAACGGAAACAAAGTTGCCTTGACGCTCGCAGGCCAAATGCTGCTTAAGCACACCGATGCGATGCTGGAAATTTCCAAGCAATTGGAGTATGAACTGAACTTGCTGAACGAGTCGCACAAAGGCCGTTTGAAATTGGGCGCCAGCACCACCCTTGCGCAATATGTGCTTCCGCCGATTCTTGCCAAGTTTCATGGTGTTTATAAAGAAGTTCAGTTGCGAATGATTACGGCAAATACCGAGCACATTGAGCAAGCGCTGCTCAAAAAAGAAATTGAATTGGGCGTGATTGAAGGCGAAAGCAAACGACGAGAAATTCACTACACGCCGTTTGCAAGGGACGAAATTGTGTTGGTAAGCAGCGCAAAAAATCCGTTGGCGAAAAAAGATGAACTCAAACCCGACGACCTTGAGAAAATTCCACTTTTGCTGCGAGAGCCGGGTTCGGGAACGCTTGAAGTGGTGATTCATGCGCTAAAAAAATCAGGGATTAATATCTCAAAGCTGAATGTAGAAATGTATTTGGGCAGTACAGAATCCATCAAGTCTTATTTGATGCACTCAAATTGCCTGTCGTTCATTTCGAAACACGCCGTTCTTAAAGAGCTTGAAGCCGGTTCGCTGAAACAGATGGCCATCAAAAAACTTCAGATACCCCGCCAGTTTTTCTTTATTTCCCGTCAAGGCGCAGACGGTGGCTTGCCCAGCGCATTTATGCGATTTGCTCTCCAAAATTATCAAGGATAG